One Thalassospira marina DNA window includes the following coding sequences:
- a CDS encoding molybdenum cofactor biosynthesis protein MoaE — translation MARITVQQNDFDPGFELAALTEGRTDIGAAVSFVGLVRDIAGDEAVSAMTLEHYPGMTERQLEKIAADAAERWPLDDVRIIHRFGRLLAGERIVLVITLSAHRRAAFEACDFIMDFLKSRAPFWKREETDSGEKWVTAKQSDEADLKRW, via the coding sequence ATGGCGCGTATTACGGTTCAACAAAACGATTTCGACCCCGGTTTCGAGCTTGCAGCCCTGACCGAAGGCCGAACCGATATTGGTGCGGCAGTCAGTTTTGTTGGGTTGGTGCGCGATATCGCCGGGGATGAAGCCGTTAGCGCGATGACGCTGGAACATTATCCCGGCATGACCGAACGCCAGCTTGAAAAAATTGCCGCAGATGCCGCCGAACGCTGGCCGCTGGATGATGTGCGCATCATTCACCGTTTTGGCCGTTTGCTGGCCGGGGAACGGATTGTGCTGGTGATTACGCTTTCCGCCCATCGCCGGGCCGCATTTGAAGCCTGTGACTTCATCATGGATTTCCTGAAAAGCCGCGCGCCTTTCTGGAAACGTGAAGAAACCGATAGCGGTGAAAAATGGGTCACCGCCAAACAAAGCGATGAAGCAGATTTAAAGCGCTGGTAA
- the pgsA gene encoding CDP-diacylglycerol--glycerol-3-phosphate 3-phosphatidyltransferase, whose protein sequence is MKNQIPNLLTLSRIIVIPALVISFYINGPAGNWIGFALFAFAGVTDFFDGYLARSMNVVSPLGRFLDPIADKLLVAAALMMMVAFGRISGLAVLPAVVIMCREIMVSGLREHLAELKVPLPVTVLAKWKTTAQILAIGFLLVGDASPEMIPSILIGDVLLWIAGIVTVQTGYIYLRTGLKHLD, encoded by the coding sequence ATGAAAAACCAGATTCCAAATCTGCTGACTTTGTCGCGCATCATCGTGATTCCGGCATTGGTGATATCATTCTATATCAACGGACCGGCAGGCAACTGGATCGGGTTTGCCCTGTTTGCCTTTGCGGGTGTGACCGACTTTTTTGATGGCTATCTTGCGCGCAGCATGAATGTGGTTTCACCACTTGGCCGTTTCCTTGATCCGATTGCCGACAAGCTTCTGGTGGCGGCGGCCCTGATGATGATGGTGGCGTTTGGCCGTATTTCCGGTTTGGCGGTGTTGCCTGCCGTGGTCATCATGTGCCGCGAAATCATGGTGTCGGGCCTGCGCGAACATCTGGCCGAATTGAAGGTACCACTGCCCGTTACGGTCCTTGCGAAATGGAAAACAACCGCCCAGATTTTGGCAATCGGCTTTTTGCTGGTGGGGGATGCCTCGCCTGAAATGATTCCGTCCATCCTGATCGGCGATGTGTTGCTGTGGATTGCCGGTATTGTGACGGTGCAGACGGGCTATATCTATCTGCGCACCGGGCTTAAGCATCTGGACTGA